A stretch of Paracoccus sp. MA DNA encodes these proteins:
- the lptF gene encoding LPS export ABC transporter permease LptF, whose protein sequence is MPRIDRYILSQFLTLFGFFALVLVSVYWINRAVSLFEQLISDGQTALVVLEFTALTLPLVISVVLPIAAFAASAYGTNRLASESELVAMQATGISPWRLARPVLVFGVLVGLMVALLVHSLVPMARGRLADRQAEIAQNVTAQFLRAGAFQYPVQGVTLYIRDIAADGRLVDFFLEDARDPGNQTTYTATEALLVRTEAGPRLVMMQGMVQNLRHSGDRQSLSVTRFSELAYDLGTLIDTGSSRLRDLRAYSTLRLLDPDPELLAATGATPDKALAEAHERLAKPFQAPVAALLGFAMLLLGGFSRFGVWRQVIWAVIALIVVQFLGTAAENQVAGNAARWPLIYVSPLVGAAICAAVLWLAARPRRLRGGAKAAAAKGGPA, encoded by the coding sequence ATGCCCCGCATCGACCGCTACATCCTGTCGCAATTCCTGACCCTGTTCGGGTTCTTTGCGCTGGTGCTGGTGTCGGTCTACTGGATCAACCGCGCCGTCTCGCTGTTCGAGCAGCTGATCTCGGACGGGCAGACCGCGCTGGTGGTGCTGGAATTCACCGCGCTGACCCTGCCGCTGGTGATCTCGGTCGTGCTGCCCATCGCAGCCTTCGCGGCCAGCGCCTACGGCACCAACCGGCTGGCCTCGGAATCCGAACTGGTGGCGATGCAGGCGACCGGGATCTCGCCCTGGCGGCTGGCGCGGCCGGTGCTGGTCTTCGGCGTGCTGGTGGGGCTGATGGTGGCGCTGCTGGTGCATTCGCTGGTGCCCATGGCGCGGGGACGGCTGGCCGACCGCCAGGCCGAGATCGCGCAGAACGTCACCGCGCAATTCCTGCGCGCCGGCGCCTTCCAATACCCGGTGCAGGGCGTGACGCTTTACATCCGCGACATCGCGGCGGACGGGCGGCTGGTGGACTTCTTCCTTGAGGACGCCCGCGACCCGGGCAACCAGACCACCTATACCGCGACCGAGGCGCTGCTGGTCCGGACCGAGGCGGGCCCGCGCCTGGTGATGATGCAGGGCATGGTGCAGAACCTGCGCCATTCCGGCGACCGGCAAAGCCTGTCGGTGACGCGGTTTTCCGAGCTGGCCTACGACCTCGGCACGCTGATCGACACCGGGTCGAGCCGCCTGCGCGACCTGCGCGCCTATTCGACCCTGCGGCTGCTGGACCCCGATCCCGAGCTGCTGGCCGCGACCGGCGCCACCCCCGACAAGGCGCTGGCCGAGGCGCATGAGCGGCTGGCCAAGCCGTTCCAGGCGCCGGTCGCGGCGCTGCTGGGCTTTGCCATGCTGCTTCTGGGCGGGTTCAGCCGCTTCGGCGTCTGGCGGCAGGTGATCTGGGCGGTGATCGCGCTGATCGTGGTGCAGTTCCTCGGCACGGCGGCCGAGAACCAGGTGGCCGGCAATGCCGCGCGCTGGCCGCTGATCTATGTCTCGCCGCTGGTGGGCGCGGCGATCTGCGCCGCGGTTCTGTGGCTGGCCGCGCGGCCGCGGCGCCTGCGCGGCGGGGCGAAGGCGGCGGCGGCAAAAGGGGGGCCGGCATGA
- the lptG gene encoding LPS export ABC transporter permease LptG, with product MILSTYVARRFLRMLVMIAAIFGAILFLIDIVEQIRRFSDENIGLSGAAGLSLLNITASFYSILPLITVLAGIALFLNLSRSSELVAIRASGRSGIRVLCAPAVTAALAGMLAVAVLNPVVAATTKRYDDAVARMRSGEDQTVSVGDNAVWLRQALPARDANGAETSGQVVIRAGRASPDATTLYDATFMVFSPETGPTRRIDAARARLTQGAWELTDTKEWPLTQPNPEAMARTAPRLELPTDLTAARIRDSFGRPEAIPVWQLPAFIQGLERAGFSAQRHKVWFQMELARPLLLAAMVAIAAVFTMRHMRGRRMGLLVLGAFGCGIGLFFLRNLAQVLGDNGGIPPALAGWAPPVAALLFALGALLRLEDG from the coding sequence ATGATCCTTTCGACCTATGTCGCGCGGCGCTTCCTGCGCATGCTGGTGATGATCGCCGCGATCTTCGGCGCCATCCTGTTCCTGATCGACATCGTCGAGCAGATCCGCCGCTTCTCGGACGAGAATATCGGGCTTTCCGGCGCGGCGGGCCTGTCGCTGCTGAACATCACCGCCAGCTTCTATTCCATCCTGCCGCTGATCACGGTGCTGGCGGGGATCGCGCTGTTCCTGAACCTGTCGCGCAGCTCCGAGCTGGTGGCGATCCGCGCCTCGGGACGCTCGGGCATCCGGGTGCTCTGCGCGCCGGCGGTCACGGCGGCGCTGGCAGGGATGCTGGCGGTGGCGGTGCTGAACCCGGTGGTGGCGGCGACCACGAAACGCTATGACGACGCGGTGGCGCGCATGCGCAGCGGCGAGGACCAGACCGTCAGCGTCGGCGACAACGCGGTCTGGCTGCGCCAGGCCCTGCCCGCGCGCGACGCGAACGGGGCCGAGACCTCGGGCCAGGTAGTGATCCGCGCCGGCCGCGCCAGCCCCGATGCGACGACGCTTTACGACGCCACCTTCATGGTCTTTTCGCCCGAGACCGGCCCGACCCGGCGGATCGACGCGGCCCGCGCCCGGCTGACCCAGGGCGCCTGGGAGCTGACCGACACCAAGGAATGGCCGCTGACCCAGCCCAATCCCGAGGCCATGGCCCGCACCGCGCCGCGGCTGGAACTGCCGACCGACCTGACCGCCGCCCGCATCCGCGACAGTTTCGGCCGGCCCGAGGCGATTCCGGTCTGGCAATTGCCGGCCTTCATCCAGGGGCTGGAGCGGGCGGGCTTCTCGGCCCAGCGGCACAAGGTCTGGTTCCAGATGGAGCTGGCCCGGCCGCTGCTGCTGGCGGCCATGGTGGCCATCGCGGCGGTCTTCACCATGCGCCACATGCGCGGGCGACGGATGGGGCTGCTGGTGCTGGGCGCCTTCGGCTGCGGCATCGGCCTGTTCTTCCTGCGCAACCTGGCGCAGGTGCTGGGCGACAATGGCGGCATCCCGCCGGCCCTGGCCGGCTGGG